One Etheostoma cragini isolate CJK2018 chromosome 6, CSU_Ecrag_1.0, whole genome shotgun sequence DNA window includes the following coding sequences:
- the wu:fe05a04 gene encoding myoneurin, translating into MSIEYTIDIQLTELGYSDILQPRETSVTETPCRSTSPEGSFVPRPSPTSLSTTHVHRRLVRGQQSVDDKRTSPLSETSTLQNPPRSLQDEQAVEGPAALEMSEPRVTDPDLPQPITEQEDNVKRDVDDGDAAQEGSTEMQQVVWDDSDDSEVSEVYEEEEVDEEDDDDDEQEGLKNESSQSGDYRCSVCDLQLLSDFKLQDHMNLHTGARPYCCAECGKRFCQIYSYRAHLRTHAQTKVDRPLCRVCLMVFASKEELKHHLLINHFENEFYECDLCKRVFTCLKECRHHVQLHRCRLDVVCKVCGRNFSSPKALARHRRKTCHHVLKCTDCTKTFTKKNALLKHSFSHLGLLPYTCIRCRCHFRLARLYRRHKCEPDRIHCVACLREFLSQEDFQQHKKDTGCWGNQDPKGDEIRCLECGERFDTSEELKKHAGAHQRVLKCAECGKGFRSALLLMSHMGGHAGQSPCLCQSCGLGFPHQQNYDSHLKTCGQTPQPASAPKKRQTSRSSSSEAKKVDSKPDSQNPTKPAAKPAVVLNSPPAPVKDSRSSGLVTRPVSTGSGTSDGLWKLTLDKQPPPGVKLVVFLPVCATQTNDLTLPSASSPTLLVPAVPGQLQEIPVPVSNEHLGVNTALGAPLNGPLNLVTGIKKDPEWEAPLDLSMKCISSRSALRNIPALPIKSEPGEDELSAEANGTERQEFKTSYSKAMVKTDPGEADAYTEAKQFKMDPMNLSSSYTTSSGLIVDVKKERQSPGPDSRPWSSRSLQLTEKEIKMEVDVSRPAEK; encoded by the exons ATGTCCATTGAATACACCATCGATATCCAGCTAACAGAGCTGGGGTATTCGGACATCCTACAACCGCGCGAGACCTCGGTTACAGAGACGCCCTGTCGCTCCACATCACCTGAAGGCTCATTTGTACCCAGGCCCTCTCCCACTTCACTTTCAACCACACATGTTCACAGACGACTTGTCAGAGGCCAGCAGTCAGTTGATGATAAACGGACCTCACCACTGTCAGAGACATCTACTCTCCAGAATCCTCCACGGAGTCTACAAGATGAACAAGCTGTCGAAGGCCCAGCGGCTCTTGAGATGTCAGAGCCCAGGGTGACTGATCCAGACCTTCCACAGCCAATAACCGAACAGGAGGACAATGTAAAGAGAGATGTCGATGACGGAGATGCTGCACAAGAGGGTTCAACAGAGATGCAGCAGGTTGTTTGGGATGACTCCGATGACAGTGAGGTTTCAGAGGTAtatgaggaagaagaggtggatgaggaagatgatgacgatgatgagcAGGAGGGACTAAAAAATG AGTCAAGTCAATCAGGCGACTACCGCTGCAGTGTCTGTGATCTCCAGCTGCTCTCCGACTTCAAGCTCCAGGACCACATGAATCTGCACACTGGAGCGCGGCCGTACTGCTGTGCTGAATGTGGAAAGCGTTTCTGCCAGATCTACAGCTATCGGGCCCACCTGCGCACGCACGCCCAGACTAAAGTGGATCGTCCCCTGTGTCGCGTATGTCTGATGGTCTTTGCGTCGAAGGAAGAGCTGAAACACCACCTTTTAATTAATCACTTTGAGAATGAGTTTTACGAGTGTGACCTGTGCAAACGTGTTTTCACTTGCCTGAAGGAGTGTCGACACCACGTGCAGCTACACAGGTGTAGGCTGGATGTCGTATGCAAGGTGTGTGGCCGCAATTTCTCCTCTCCAAAAGCTCTTGCGCGCCACCGGAGGAAGACGTGCCATCACGTTTTAAAATGCACAGACTGCACCAAGACCTTTACTAAGAAGAACGCGCTCCTGAAACACAGCTTCTCCCATCTGGGTTTGTTGCCTTACACCTGTATACGCTGCCGCTGCCACTTCCGCCTGGCAAGGCTGTACCGTCGACACAAGTGTGAACCCGATCGCATTCACTGCGTGGCGTGTCTGAGAGAGTTCCTCAGCCAGGAGGACTTCCAGCAGCACAAAAAGGACACCGGCTGCTGGGGCAACCAGGACCCTAAAGGGGACGAGATCAGATGTTTGGAGTGTGGAGAGAGATTTGACACTTCTGAAGAGCTGAAGAAACACGCCGGGGCTCACCAGAGGGTGCTGAAATGTGCTGAATGTGGAAAGGGTTTCCGGTCGGCCTTGCTCTTAATGTCCCACATGGGCGGGCACGCCGGCCAGTCGCCCTGCCTTTGTCAGAGCTGCGGACTGGGTTTTCCCCACCAGCAGAACTATGACAGCCACCTTAAGACCTGTGGACAAACACCTCAGCCTGCg AGTGCTCCTAAGAAACGCCAGACTTCCAGGAGCTCCTCATCGGAAGCAAAAAAGGTCGATTCAAAACCAGACTCACAGAATCCCACGAAGCCAGCCGCTAAACCTGCTGTGGTTCTAAACAGCCCTCCTGCACCTGTGAAGGATTCTCGTAGTTCAGGACTTGTGACAAGGCCTGTGTCGACTGGCTCTGGTACATCAGATGGATTATGGAAGTTAACCCTGGACAAACAGCCGCCTCCTGGTGTTAAACTTGTCGTGTTTCTTCCTGTCTGTGCAACTCAAACCAACGACCTGACACTCCCGTCTGCGAGCTCTCCGACACTACTAGTTCCAGCCGTACCGGGCCAGCTTCAAGAGATTCCTGTTCCTGTTTCAAATGAACACCTGGGAGTGAACACCGCTCTCGGAGCACCACTAAATGGCCCCCTGAATTTGGTAACTGGGATCAAAAAGGACCCAGAATGGGAGGCGCCTCTGGATTTGTCTATGAAGTGTATCTCATCTAGGTCTGCTCTGAGGAACATTCCTGCTCTTCCTATTAAAAGTGAGCCAGGAGAAGATGAACTCTCAGCAGAGGCTAATGGCACTGAAAGACAAGAATTTAAAACCAGCTATAGTAAAGCGATGGTTAAAACCGATCCAGGAGAGGCCGATGCATATACTGAAGCAAAGCAGTTTAAAATGGATCCCATGAATCTGTCCAGTTCCTACACTACATCCTCTGGACTTATAGTAGACGTTAAGAAAGAGCGTCAGTCTCCTGGTCCTGATTCACGTCCGTGGTCATCCAGATCGCTCCAgctgacagagaaagaaattaaGATGGAGGTTGATGTTTCACGCCCTGCAGAGAAATAA
- the znf576.2 gene encoding zinc finger protein 576.2 → MDSDILNIEEIVMGRGLPDPPPEAPPEKPAGPYKPITLNGPPAPSIQPYQHENLQCFQCFITFCSAKAKERHMKKSHREEYKQQLQQGNTLFTCYVCDRTFQSSEELTQHQPTHSKDDKPFKCVHCKESFKTFSELTAHRRQVCPEKQLVCKDCNETFRSAGLLRTHRLTQHPRPDVETAEPLEDSAKTHRCKKCGQGFETEPELIAHQEKYPEGQQCNGSAASIKKRGRPSKAEDVAAAEKKGKRKKKEEAEAPEETLKAASTSESTAPAAEEKGKVGGAKRGRPSKAAAKSETEEAKSAEDDSQPPVKEKKAKADAAAPARQHPCPECDLAFPGLIQLRAHKKEKHAPRKAHPCEECEESFARPEQLDAHMSRAHAVGRLACPTCGKSFGRERTLKAHQKSHPEEEPENPSAKR, encoded by the exons ATGGACTCGGATATTTTGAACATAGAGGAGATAGTCATGGGACGGGGATTGCCAGATCCACCTCCAGAAGCTCCCCCTGAGAAGCCAGCAGGTCCATACAAACCTATCACTTTGAATGGACCTCCTGCACCCTCCATTCAACCAT ACCAGCATGAAAACCTGCAGTGTTTCCAGTGCTTCATCACGTTCTGCAGTGCCAAAGCCAAGGAAAGGCATATGAAGAAGAGCCACCGGGAAGAGTATAAGCAACAGCTTCAGCAG gGAAACACATTGTTCACATGCTATGTGTGTGACCGCACATTTCAGTCATCTGAGGAACTGACACAGCACCAGCCAACACACAGCAAGGACGACAAGCCCTTCAAATGTGTGCACTGCAAGGAGAGCTTTAAAACATTCTCTGAA CTAACAGCCCATAGAAGACAGGTGTGTCCAGAGAAACAGTTGGTGTGTAAAGATTGCAACGAGACCTTCCGCAGTGCTGGACTGTTGCGTACTCATCGTCTGACCCAGCATCCCCGCCCAGATGTAGAGACTGCCGAACCACTGGAGGACTCTGCGAAAACTCACCGCTGTAAGAAGTGTGGTCAGGGCTTTGAAACGGAACCAGAGCTGATAGCCCACCAGGAGAAGTACCCTGAAGGTCAGCAATGCAACGGCAGCGCTGCCTCCATCAAGAAACGCGGGCGGCCGTCCAAAGCTGAAGACGTCGCGGCTGCGGAGAAAAAGGGAAAgcggaaaaagaaagaagaggcaGAAGCGCCCGAGGAGACGCTGAAGGCCGCCAGCACATCAGAGTCAACAGCCCCTGCAGcagaggaaaagggaaaagtaGGTGGAGCGAAGCGTGGCCGTCCTTCTAAAGCCGCAGCAAAATCAGAAACGGAAGAGGCTAAGAGTGCCGAGGATGACAGTCAACCTCCGGTGAAGGAGAAGAAAGCTAAAGCAGATGCGGCCGCTCCGGCCCGTCAGCATCCCTGTCCTGAATGTGACCTCGCATTCCCCGGCTTGATTCAGCTCCGTGCTCACAAGAAGGAGAAACACGCCCCACGGAAAGCCCATCCCTGTGAAGAATGTGAAGAGAGCTTTGCCCGTCCCGAGCAGCTGGACGCCCACATGTCACGGGCTCACGCCGTGGGCCGCCTCGCCTGTCCAACCTGCGGGAAGAGCTTTGGCCGTGAGCGCACCTTAAAAGCTCACCAGAAAAGCCACCCGGAGGAAGAGCCTGAAAACCCAAGTGCTAAGAGATAA